The genomic region CGATTTTCTGCTTCATCATATCGAGCTGGTGGTGTTTCTGACCGTTCTCGCAGAGCAGGTCGGACTGCCCGTTCCCGGCATTCCGCTCCTGCTGGCCGCCGGCGCCGTGGCGGGAGAAGGGCAGGCGAACCTCGCCGTGCTGACTTGCATCTCGGTTGCCGCATGCCTGCTGGGCGACATGGTGTGGTATGAACTCGGGCTTCATCGAGGCCGGCAGGCGCTGTCTCTCCTGTGCCGGATTTCGCTCGAGCCAGACGCCTGCGTCAGACGCACGGAAAACTTTTTCGTCGCACATGGCGTCCGCGCGCTGGTGTTAGCCAAGTTCATTCCGGGGTTGAGCACGCTCGCGCCGGCGTTGGCCGGTCTCTTCAAGGTGTCCCTCGGACGGTTTTTCCTCTTCAACGGCGCCGGATCGCTGCTCTGGAGCTTGTCTTTCCTCCTTCTCGGCTATGTGTTCAGCGATCAGATCGGATACGTCGCGGACCTCGCCGTGCGCTTTGGGACCACCGCGGGAATCATCATCGCCGTCAGTCTCGCCGGCTATGTGGTCTTCAAGTATTTCAACCGGCAGAAACTCTTGAGGGAACTCCGCGTGGCACGCATCACGCCGGCCGAACTGAAGCAACTCTTGGACGATGGCCAGCAGTCGGTTATCGTGGATTTGCGCGGCAACGTCGATCATGTGGCCGACCCCTATACGATCCCGGGCGCACTGCGTATCTCGGCCGAGGAGCTCGAGCACCGTCATCATGACATTCCCCGCGATCGGGACATCATTCTGTTCTGCGCCTGCCCGAATGAAGCCACCGCGGCCAGGATGGCGTTGATGCTGAAGCGGCGAGGGATCAGCCGGGTGCGGCCGCTCTTGGGCGGCATCGATGTGTGGCGTGAGCTCGCCTATCCGCTCGAATTGGTGATCGCAAAGGAGAACGCCGTCGGAACCTCCAAGATATCAAGCTGATCCCTATTATTTTGTGCCGCTAGGGAACCTCCTAGTTAAGCCGGACCTCCTGCCATGCAAAGCTGATCATCTTGCGATCACGAGGACAGAAATTAGGAAGGGGAGGGTGTCCATCATGAACATTCAACGTTCCGTGAGCCGATTTGTCGCGCAAAGCAACGATATATTTCATCAACTTCGCTCCAAAGGCGAGATCCTGTCCGATGTGGATTTGGTGACGCTTCGGGAGCAGCTCTACATTCTCGACACGGAAGCCGACCATCTGCAGAATCTCAAACAACCTCGTTCGGAGATGTCCCGTTTGATCCCTGCCGGTCGTCTCCCCAAAGTGCGGACAGGGCGTCACGGGCAATCGTAGTAAACCGGTATCTTCCTGGGTCATGCCCGCTCGCGAATCATGAAATCCAGTGCTTCGATATGAACTGACTAATAGCCCGGTCAATTTCAGCCTGGACATCGAACGCAACAATCTGGTAAGCCAAGGAGTCGAGACCACTCTTGTAGGGATCTGCCTAGCTGCGTCCCTGCCTCAGGCTGTTATCGTCAAAAATGATGCGAGTCGTACTCTTATTATTACTGGCCGTACTCACCGGATGCGCCCATCACGATTTGGACGCGCTCCGGGCGAGCAAACCCGACCTCATGCAAGAGGTCGTCGGCCCCTATGACGGTCTCTCAAAATGCGCGAAAGAGCGATTCGATCAGGACCGATCGGACAATCTGACCCTGTCGGAGAATCCGAATAAGGGCATCAATCGCCTCGCCATGCTCAGGAATCGTAGCGGATTCCTTTCCAAACGCGGACAAGACGCGCTCTTCGAGTTCACATTCGTCCGGCAATCCGCAAAGTCCACGCTGGTCGAATTCCGCTCGGTGAGTTCCACGAACCAAACCGATCCGGCATGGAGAGCCATCGCCGAGTGCTCCGCTTCCTTGAGAATCGAACCTCCACCTTCTCCCTCAGCGGCCCTCGGAAATTCCTGAGTGCCCTGCCGAAATTCGTCCCAGTTGGGTACGTGCACGCATGGATTCATGCGTGCACGCGTTGAATCCTGACCACGTCTCAATGCATCATCGCCCGCATGGTCGGCTTCTGAAAGTGATTCGGCAGCGGCATGATGCAGTTAGGGTTGAACCCCGCTGACTTCAGGGTATCGATACTCCCCACGACCTGATCGTTCTTCAGATCGATCACGGTGATCGATCCGTCGCTCATCCCTTCCAGATTGAGAAAACTGTTCTGCACGAACAGATACCGTTCATCCGGCGACAGCACCGTATGATGGGCGCCTCCGGCGGTCGCGATCGCCTTGAGAAACTTCGGATGCTTGGGATCGCTGTTGTCGTACAGATTGACGAATCCCGGCTTGGCCGTCGTCACGAACAGACGATCACCCTTCTTGTTGTACATCATTTCCAACGGCATCCCTTGCTCGCGCGGACCGAAGTCGTCGATCTGATTGAACGAAAAAGTCTTGGTCTTTGGATCCCAGACGCCCGCCCACAGCGTCCCCTCCAGCATGTTGGTGATGTGCACGACCGGCGGATTCGCATTGGGGGCGAACATGACCTCCACAGGCGCGGTCTTCGCCGGAGCCGGCTTCGACGTGACGCGATGCGTGGACAGAACGGTCCCGGTGCTGGCCTCGATGACCGTCACCGTGTCGCCCGCCTCCGACAGGTCCGGCTTCACCGTGCTGGTGATCAGAATGCGATCGATGCCGTTGTGAATGGCGATACCGTGCGGATAGAGGATGAAGGCATCGGATCCGGCCGCACTGATCGTCTTGACCGGCTGGTCCTTCACCGCGTCGCCCATGATCACGTTGCTCGAACCCATGCAGGTGAGGAACCAGGTCTTGTTGTCCTCCGACACCACGAGGTCTTCGCCCATCTGGCAATCCGGAACGGCGATCGCCCGCAGCTGGTAGGGAAACTTGGTCAGGTCGACGACGTGCAGGATGCTCTTCCCCAGGGCCGTGATATAAGCCTTGCTCTTGTCGCGGTTGAAGAAAATGTGATGGGCCACGAGATCGGACGGAAGCGGAATCTCCATGAGGATCTTCCCGAAGTCCGACGAATCGGGCTCGATGTTCATGATCGCAATGCCTTCCCGCCGCACCGGCTGATCAGGCTTGCTCTCATAGTTCAACAACGCATACTGCTCGGCCGCGACGACGGACGGACCAGCGAGCATCAGTGCAAGAGCCGAAACTAGGAATCTGAACGGTACCATGACAGACCTCCTTGTGATGGCGAATCGAGCCATGACTCGATTCGGATGGGTTATGCATCACCAGTACGATGCCTGCGGCGGACTATAGCGAGTACCGTTGCGGGGGTCTTATCCGAGCGTCTGGATCTATTGATACGGATGGTGGCAGGAAGCGGGTGACTTGTCCTATCGTCCGGACAGCTTAGCAGGAAAGGGGAGAAAATGCCTCAATCCGAAACTCGAAATCCGAAATCTGTCCCTTCTTCGGTCATTCCCGCGGACGCGGGAATCCAGGTCTCTTCAGAGCAAATCCGAAACTCGAAGTTCGAAATACGAAACGATAAGATGGAAAACCCAAAAGGCAGGAAAGACTGGATGGTGGCTACGGAAGCGGTCCGATATGCTGCTCGATGGTACGGAAGCGATGCTCGAGCCGTTCAACTCGTTCCTGTATCTGACCGTACGAGAGCTGAACCAGGGCGCGTGTCTCTCGAAACTGTTCGTCCATGTGGGATCGTTCTTCAGCATGAAACTGGCTCACATGCAGCTGAAAACTTTCGGCGACAAGCTGAAGCTCATGCCTGAGCCCCTCCGTGAGAATACCCGTCTGGCGTCGACTTTCCATGATGTCGGTGCGCAACGAGTCGGCAACCAGTTGAAGCTCTTCCCTGAGAGCACCTGTGTTGCGTTGTGCTTCGGCAATATCGGTCCGTAGCGACTCGGTCGCCGCGCCAATAATCCTTTGAATTTGTATCAGCGATTCCTGGTCCATGCGGTCTGCCTCAAGACGGTCGAAGTCTAGGCCTCGGCATTTGCAAAGTCAACGGTCACGACGTCGAAAAGCCGCGCAGCAATGGGCGAATACAACCATTTCACTTGAGTCGGGCCTGGCGTGCGGACTGACTCCGTCGTCTCCGACGGTGCCAGTCTCACTTCCCAAACAAATCCGAAATTCCAAATCTAAAACTACAAGAGGGAAATCTCAATGGCAGGAGGGACTGGATGACGGTTGTTGCTGAAGCAATTCAACCATCTATTCCGTCATTCCCCCAAAGGAGTTTCGGATCTCGAGTTTCGAATTTCGTATTTTCCCAGGAAGGGTCTACCAGGGAATAACCTTGCGGTCTTTGATGAACTGGCCGGTGAGTGAAATGGGCGCCTCGGTCGCCAACCACACGATCGTGTCGGCGCCTTCCTCGAGGGAACGCGGCGCTTCATTCCCGCCCATGTCCGTTCTGACCCAACCGGGACAAACGGAATTGACCGCGATGTTCGAGTCTTTCAATGCGGCGGCAAACTTACCGGTCACGCCGTTCAGCGCCGTCTTGGAGATACTGTATGCGGGCGCCCAGGTGTCCATGTCGGTCAATTGGCCGGCCCCGCTGGACACGTTGATGATTCGAGCAGAACCACTTTTACGAAGGAGCGGCAGGAACGTCTGGGTCATGAGCAACGATCCGATCGTATTGGTCTCGAACATTCTCCGGAGCCGCTCCGGAGGCAGGTCGAAGATCGAACCCTCGTCTTGATCCAGGATTCCGGCATTGTTGATCAGCACGTCCAAATGATCCACCGTCTGTGAGACGATGCCGAAGGCGGCTTCGATGCTGACTCGACTGGTGACGTCGAGTGGGATTGGCGTGACCGAGGAGTCGATGGAAGAGGCCGCTCTCTTGACCGCGGCGAGCGTCCGCCCGGTCAAGAATACAATCCAACCGCGCGTCGCCAATTGCCGCGCGACCTCGTACCCGATCCCTCTGTTGGCTCCCGTAACCAGGGCGATGCTCGGCATGGCCAAGTCTCCGTTTCCTCCCAGCCGCTAGTCCATTATACAATGCGCCTCACTACAGGTCCTGCCAATGTCTCAGGTAAATCCGAAACTCGAAATCAGAAATTCGAACCAACGGGAACAGATATCCTAAGCGAGCCAGCATAAATACAAGTATTTCATCTATGTTCGCTTGCTTTCATTCACAGAAGTTAGTATCACATTTGCCTCTTCCTAACTCTTGCATCGACATGACCCATGCCCACTGTTCTTCACGTAAAGGGCTATCGTTTCTTCTTCTTCAGCCTGGAAGGAAAAGAGCCTCCGCACATTCATGTTGAGCAAGCTGAGCGATATGCAAAGTTATGGTTAGCCCCTGTATCTATTGCCCGTGCGAAAGGGTTTCGGAACAATGAGTTGACGGAAATCCTTCAGATCGTTCAGAATAACTAGACGTTGTTCCAGGAGCGATGGCATGAGCGCGTTGGCAGTAAAACTTGAGCCGTTGGCCGTCGAAGTGACATTCACAGATTCGATGTTGCGCGTCGTGTTGGCTGACGGCCGCAAAGTATCGTCACCTTTGGCATGGTTTCCACAGTTGCTCAACGCCACGCCAGAACAACGCCGGAAGTGGCGTCTCATCGGCGGAGGAGTCGGCATCCACTGGGAGACGGTAGATGAAGACATTTCAGTTGAGAGTCTGCTCGCAGTCAAATAGCCTTACAATCCCCTCGCATTTCGCCCCCGCGTGATCCTGTCCTCAGTTCCCGAAAAGTTCCAAAACTCAAATTCCAATAGCCGCCATTCACTCGCATATCCCGCTCTTCTCCGTCATTCTCGCGAAGCTTGTCCCCGCATGTTTTAAGCGGGGAGCGGGAATCCAGGCGATGCCTTCTCTCCCAGGATGAAGCCATAGCCAATCTTCTTATCTTTCGCATGAGATACTGCATGTAAAGTGCTGTTTAGATTCAATTATATTTACTCAATAATCTACATTCCCACTGTGACATTTCCTGTCACAGTCTTCAGTATACTGACCGGCATCGGGAGGGGACTGGCTCCGTCGTCTGCGACGGTGCCTGTCCCACTTCTTGGCCTTTGATCCGGGCACTCGAACCCGGGTAACCATATTTTATATGGAGGGACTCATGGACCAGCAACAGAACGGCCAAGCGAACGGTGCACCTCTGCCGCTCTACGTCACGCTCATTCTGGACGAGACAGGCTCAATGCAGTCCTGTAAGGGTTCAGCCATTGCCGGCATCAATCAATATCTCGCCTCACTCAGAGAGGAAGAAGCCGAAACCCGGTTCACGCTCACCCTCTTTAACTCGAAGAAGACGGAAGTCCGCCACAACGCCGTGCCGGTCCGGCAGGTGAACGACCTCGACGTAGAGACCTATCGTCCCGACGCAACGACGCCGCTCTACGACGCGATCGGCCGGACGTTGTCAGCGGCGAAGCAGGAAGCACCGAACGACGCCAAGAAACTCTGCGTCATTCTCACGGACGGACTGGAGAACGCCTCGCAGGAATATACCCGCCCGCAGATCTTCGACATGATCAAGTCGTTCGAACAGGGCGGCTGGAGATTCCTGTACCTTGGAGCCGATCACGATGTGTGGGCGGCAGGGGAATCGCTCGGCATCGCGGGCGACGGTCGAGTGTGCTTCAGCAAGCTTGAAGTGGCAGAAACGTTTTAAGGGTTGTCCGAACTGACCTCATACTACCGCCGGAGCGACTGAGTCAGGATGGGACTGGCTCCGTCGTCTGCGACGGTGCCTGTCCCAGTTCCCGACAAGGGCCAAAAACTCAAATACCAATCCCAAATAACACATGGCAAACTCGAAATTCGAAACTAGAAATCCCCCCCCCGTAAGAATGGAAAATCCAAGCATCAAAAACACAAATTACAAGAACGAGCCCATATCACAAAGACCGTCCCTTCTTTCGTCATTCTCGCGGAAGCGGGAATCCAAGCTTCTAGGATTTAGCCATCCTTGGGGAAATAGGTCTAACCGTATTTCCGCACCGAAAAACTCGTAAGAATACGTGCTATTTTTCCCGAGAACTTTGTCAATTCCGCCAGACCCACCATTGGAATGATTGCATTCGTTCGTCGAAGAGGGTAAGTCTCTCCGCGGATTCGTCCGGAATGTTCTGCAGCTTCCGCTCCTATGAAAGAAGCCGCCGCCCGTATCAAGATCAATAAGCTCCTAGAGGCGGCAGGTTGGCGTTTCTTCGCCGACAGTAACAGTCCAGCTAACATCCAGCTCGAATCCAACGTCACAATAAGATCTCAAGATCTCGATTCACTAGGCAATGATTTCGAGAAGGCGTCCAAGGGCTTTATCGATTTTCTGCTTCTGAATGAGAAGGGGTTCCCCTTTATCGTTCTCGAAGCCAAGGCTGAGGACAAAAACCCTCTCGTTGGGAAAGAGCAAGCCAGAACCTACGCCCGATCGCAGAATTGCCGTTTCGTCATTCTCTCCAACGGCAACCTGCATTACTTTTGGGACTTAGAGCGTGGCAATCCCTACATCATTACTGCCTTCCCCAAGCCGGATTCCGTCCAGAGCTACCGAAAGATCACGCCCAATCCAAGCCGCCTTGTTGAGGAAGTTGTCGGGGATGACTATATCGTGCTTACGCAGTGGCCCAATTATGCCGCTGAGGCCGCGTGGAACAATGAAGCTGAGCGGCCTGGATTTATCGCCATCAATGGGCTTCGATTCCTGCGTCCTTACCAGAAGAAGGCGATTGCCGCGATTCAGGCAGCAGTCAAGAAGGGGCAAGACCGCTTTCTCTTCGAAATGGCCACCGGGACCGGCAAGACACTGACGGCCGCAGCGGTCATCAAGCTGTTTCTCCGAACAGGCAATGCTCAGCGTGTGCTTTTCTTGGTGGATAGGCTTGAGTTAGAAGATCAGGCCAAAAAGGCCTTTGCCAAGGTATTGGCGAACGATTACAAGACCGTCATCTACAAAGAGAATCGCGATGATTGGCGGAGGGCAGAAATCGTCGTCACGACCGTTCAGTCATTGCTCTTCAATAACAAGTATCAGCGGCTCTTTTCACCGACTGACTTCGATTTGGTGATCTCGGACGAGGCCCATCGGTCCATCGGCGGAAATGCTCGGGCGGTCTTCAATCACTTTATTGGATATAAGCTAGGCCTTACAGCGACACCTCGCGACTACCTCAAGAATTTTGGCAAGTCCGAAACAAAGACGACCGACCCCCGCGTGCTAGAGCGCCGGCTCTTGCTCGACACCTACCGCACGTTTGGATGTGAGGATGGGCAACCGACTTTCCGCTATTCGCTGCTCGATGGCGTGAAAGATGGTTTTCTCGTGAGCCCTACGGTCGTAGACGCTCGGAGTGAAGTGACCACCAAGCTCCTTTCCGAAAGCGGCTTTGTCGTCGAATTTAGGGATGAAGAAGGCGAGAACCAGAAAGAGACCTACAAACAACACGAGTTTGAAAAACGCTTCTTCTCCGATGCCACCAACAATCTCTTCTGCAAGACGCTTATGGAAAATGCCCTGCGTGACCCGGTAAGCGGAGAAATGGGAAAGACCATCGTCTTCGCGGTGAGCCAGAATCACGCTGCCAAGCTCACGCAAATCCTCAATCTCATAGCCGACCGCATGTTTCCAGGGAGATACCAGTCGGACTTCGCCGTGCAAGTCACCTCGCAGGTGCCTGACGCCCAGCAATACACCATCAACTTCACTAATAACAATCTTTTAGGCTCAGGCAATTTCATCTCTGCTTATAAGACGAGCAAGGCACGCGTCTGTGTGACCGTCGGGATGATGACGACAGGCTATGACTGCCCAGATATTCTCAATCTCGGCCTCTTCCGTCCGATCTTTTCGCCAACAGACTTTATTCAGATTAAGGGCCGCGGGACCCGCAAGCACAATTTTCTAGAGCAATTGTTTGACGACGAATTAAAAGAAGGGGTTAAAACTCCCGTCAAGTCTGCCTATAAACTGTTCGACTTCTTTGCGAACTGTGAATACTTTGAAGAAGAATATGACTATGACGAAGTGATTGCCCTCCCGAAACCCAAGGGCGACGAGGGGAGGTCGGGCACGGGTAGGGTGGGTGTCATCTACAAATCCTATGAACATATCGGTGAGGACATTCTGTCGAGCATTAAGGAGGAGGAAGTCGGCGAATACGGCATGAAGATCGATCGGATGTTCTTTCAGCGGTTCGAGGATACCGTTCGCCAAGACACGTTCATCGCCGCCAACGTCGAAGCAGGGCAATGGGATCGGGTCGTGGACTATGTAAACCGGGAAGTGTTCGACAAACCGGACGCGTATTACAGTCTGGAAAAGCTAAGGAAAGCTGCTGCTGTGGATCGGCGACTGTCCCTGAGAGAGATCATTGAAAAGAGCTTTGGCCTCATTCAGGGGTTCAAATCCAAGGATGAACTGCTCGAAGAGGAATTCGCCAAATTCGTGACGGACTATCGGCCGGAAGAGGCTACGGCGATTCCAGCCCTGAAGAACTTCTTCAAAGCATATGTAAGCAATGACCAGGTTCGGTACAGCATCGAGAATCAGCAATTTACCGACTTGGCGACGAATCCAGTCTTCACCACCAAGGATCTCAAAGCCGTACCGGAAAAGTATCGCGCAATTATTCCCAACTATATTAAGGATTATGTGCCGCTGAATCGCTTCATGCCCTAAAGGACGACATGCTCGACATCGACACCAAGCGTCGCATCGACACCGCTCGTGACATTCTCGTGGGGAAGGTGCCTGATCCAAAATCCCAGGTCGAACAGATCACCATCGCCCTCATCTACAAGTTCATGGACGACATGGATGCCGAGGCTGAGGTGCTCGGCGGCAAGAGGAAGTTCTTTAGCGGCGACTTCGCGCGGTACGGCTGGGCCAAGCTCATGCGTTCAGGGTTGGGCGGTCATGAAACCTTGGCACTCTATGCGGAGGCGGTTACCAAAATGCCGGAGAATCCCGGCATCCCCCTCCTCTTCCGTGAGATCTTTAAGAACGCGTTCTTGCCCTATCGTGACCCAGAAACCCTCAAGGCCTTCCTGAAAGTCATCGATGAATTCGAGTATGACCATTCCGAACGGCTCGGAGATGCCTTCGAATACTTGCTGTCCGTCCTGGGCAGCCAGGGCGATGCGGGACAATTCCGCACGCCGCGGCACATCATCGATTTCATC from Nitrospira japonica harbors:
- a CDS encoding DEAD/DEAH box helicase family protein, whose product is MKEAAARIKINKLLEAAGWRFFADSNSPANIQLESNVTIRSQDLDSLGNDFEKASKGFIDFLLLNEKGFPFIVLEAKAEDKNPLVGKEQARTYARSQNCRFVILSNGNLHYFWDLERGNPYIITAFPKPDSVQSYRKITPNPSRLVEEVVGDDYIVLTQWPNYAAEAAWNNEAERPGFIAINGLRFLRPYQKKAIAAIQAAVKKGQDRFLFEMATGTGKTLTAAAVIKLFLRTGNAQRVLFLVDRLELEDQAKKAFAKVLANDYKTVIYKENRDDWRRAEIVVTTVQSLLFNNKYQRLFSPTDFDLVISDEAHRSIGGNARAVFNHFIGYKLGLTATPRDYLKNFGKSETKTTDPRVLERRLLLDTYRTFGCEDGQPTFRYSLLDGVKDGFLVSPTVVDARSEVTTKLLSESGFVVEFRDEEGENQKETYKQHEFEKRFFSDATNNLFCKTLMENALRDPVSGEMGKTIVFAVSQNHAAKLTQILNLIADRMFPGRYQSDFAVQVTSQVPDAQQYTINFTNNNLLGSGNFISAYKTSKARVCVTVGMMTTGYDCPDILNLGLFRPIFSPTDFIQIKGRGTRKHNFLEQLFDDELKEGVKTPVKSAYKLFDFFANCEYFEEEYDYDEVIALPKPKGDEGRSGTGRVGVIYKSYEHIGEDILSSIKEEEVGEYGMKIDRMFFQRFEDTVRQDTFIAANVEAGQWDRVVDYVNREVFDKPDAYYSLEKLRKAAAVDRRLSLREIIEKSFGLIQGFKSKDELLEEEFAKFVTDYRPEEATAIPALKNFFKAYVSNDQVRYSIENQQFTDLATNPVFTTKDLKAVPEKYRAIIPNYIKDYVPLNRFMP
- a CDS encoding SDR family oxidoreductase — protein: MPSIALVTGANRGIGYEVARQLATRGWIVFLTGRTLAAVKRAASSIDSSVTPIPLDVTSRVSIEAAFGIVSQTVDHLDVLINNAGILDQDEGSIFDLPPERLRRMFETNTIGSLLMTQTFLPLLRKSGSARIINVSSGAGQLTDMDTWAPAYSISKTALNGVTGKFAAALKDSNIAVNSVCPGWVRTDMGGNEAPRSLEEGADTIVWLATEAPISLTGQFIKDRKVIPW
- a CDS encoding VTT domain-containing protein; the encoded protein is MQQALDFLLHHIELVVFLTVLAEQVGLPVPGIPLLLAAGAVAGEGQANLAVLTCISVAACLLGDMVWYELGLHRGRQALSLLCRISLEPDACVRRTENFFVAHGVRALVLAKFIPGLSTLAPALAGLFKVSLGRFFLFNGAGSLLWSLSFLLLGYVFSDQIGYVADLAVRFGTTAGIIIAVSLAGYVVFKYFNRQKLLRELRVARITPAELKQLLDDGQQSVIVDLRGNVDHVADPYTIPGALRISAEELEHRHHDIPRDRDIILFCACPNEATAARMALMLKRRGISRVRPLLGGIDVWRELAYPLELVIAKENAVGTSKISS
- a CDS encoding DUF4160 domain-containing protein yields the protein MPTVLHVKGYRFFFFSLEGKEPPHIHVEQAERYAKLWLAPVSIARAKGFRNNELTEILQIVQNN
- a CDS encoding DUF2442 domain-containing protein, with amino-acid sequence MSALAVKLEPLAVEVTFTDSMLRVVLADGRKVSSPLAWFPQLLNATPEQRRKWRLIGGGVGIHWETVDEDISVESLLAVK
- a CDS encoding vWA domain-containing protein — protein: MDQQQNGQANGAPLPLYVTLILDETGSMQSCKGSAIAGINQYLASLREEEAETRFTLTLFNSKKTEVRHNAVPVRQVNDLDVETYRPDATTPLYDAIGRTLSAAKQEAPNDAKKLCVILTDGLENASQEYTRPQIFDMIKSFEQGGWRFLYLGADHDVWAAGESLGIAGDGRVCFSKLEVAETF
- a CDS encoding YncE family protein, producing MVPFRFLVSALALMLAGPSVVAAEQYALLNYESKPDQPVRREGIAIMNIEPDSSDFGKILMEIPLPSDLVAHHIFFNRDKSKAYITALGKSILHVVDLTKFPYQLRAIAVPDCQMGEDLVVSEDNKTWFLTCMGSSNVIMGDAVKDQPVKTISAAGSDAFILYPHGIAIHNGIDRILITSTVKPDLSEAGDTVTVIEASTGTVLSTHRVTSKPAPAKTAPVEVMFAPNANPPVVHITNMLEGTLWAGVWDPKTKTFSFNQIDDFGPREQGMPLEMMYNKKGDRLFVTTAKPGFVNLYDNSDPKHPKFLKAIATAGGAHHTVLSPDERYLFVQNSFLNLEGMSDGSITVIDLKNDQVVGSIDTLKSAGFNPNCIMPLPNHFQKPTMRAMMH